Proteins from one Oncorhynchus tshawytscha isolate Ot180627B linkage group LG16, Otsh_v2.0, whole genome shotgun sequence genomic window:
- the LOC112216378 gene encoding myeloperoxidase-like codes for MKPFPSLLALELCLMFIQPALSTQESLGGPFIHSSIEEAKRLVDEAYKYSREKSLERVRGQSIRPSDILRLLKQPARDTRSAVRSADYLENTLRLIHEKVHRTHRLHKRSLNATDLLTPQELDTIARVTGCAARVSKPSCRNIPNINKYRTATSVCNNLKSPRLGASNTPFTRWLPAQYDDGVSRPKSWDPNRSFNNFVLPLVREVSNRILATNDASVESDREFTHMVTIFGQWNDHDLTFTPSSPSIRAFSNGLDCDESCERSEPCFPIQIPLNDPRLPTGPDSCIPVFRSAPVCGTGKSAFNFGDMANRREQINALNAFLDLGQVYGSEEGLARDLRDLTNDGGLLRINKEFTDNGREFLPFTDVKGNMCATRRRITNDTNAKEVPCFVAGDVRVDENIALTSIHTMFLREHNRLAGALLRLNPHWDSETLYQEARKIMGAYTQVFVFRDYLPHIVGPDTMARQLGRYPGYNKTIDPSIANVFATAAYRFAHLAIQPTLSRLDINNKENPMFPSVPLFKAFFTPWRLVFEGGIDPLIRGLVGHPAKLNTQNHMMVDALREKLFQFINHLALDLGSLNMQRGRDHGLPDYNAWRKFCGLSTPSNLGELAVVLNNTDLAFRLLQLYGTPDNIDVWMGGVAEPFVHRGRVGPLFACLIATQFQKIRQGDRLWYENPGVFTSAQRKALKNVSLAQIICDNTGITAVSRDPFLIPEGGNTPIKCNNIQQLNLSAWKDSTSTADQEQQENSDQDNEI; via the exons ATGAAGCCGTTTCCCTCCCTCCTGGCATTGGAGCTGTGCCTGATGTTCATCCAGCCAGCACTGTCCACACAGGAAAGTTTGGGTGGCCCTTTCATTCACAGTTCAATAGAGGAGGCAAAGAGACTCGTAGATGAAGCCTACAAGTACTCCAGAGAAAA GAGTCTGGAGAGAGTGCGTGGACAGTCCATCAGGCCCTCAGATATCCTGCGTCTCCTGAAACAGCCTGCCAGGGACACGCGCTCTGCTGTTCGGTCTGCAGACTACCTGGAGAACACCTTGAGGCTGATCCATGAGAAAGTCCACCGTACCCACAGGCTGCACAAACGTTCGCTCAACGCAACAG ACCTCCTCACACCACAGGAGCTAGACACCATTGCACGGGTCACTGGCTGTGCAGCTCGTGTCAGCAAGCCCTCCTGCCGCAACATACCCAACATTAACAAGTACCGCACAGCCACCAGCGTCTGCAACAACCT AAAGTCTCCTCGTCTGGGAGCCTCAAACACCCCCTTCACTCGTTGGCTGCCTGCTCAGTATGACGATGGGGTCTCTAGACCCAAAAGCTGGGACCCAAATAGGAGCTTCAACAACTTTGTGCTCCCTCTG GTAAGGGAGGTCTCTAACCGTATCCTGGCAACCAATGACGCCAGTGTAGAGAGCGATCGCGAGTTCACACACATGGTCACTATTTTTGGCCAGTGGAACGACCATGACCTGACATTCACGCCCTCCTCCCCCAGCATCCGCGCCTTCAGCAACGGCCTGGACTGTGATGAGAGCTGTGAACGCTCCGAGCCCTGTTTCCCCATCCAG ATTCCTCTCAATGACCCACGCTTGCCCACTGGCCCAGACAGCTGCATCCCGGTCTTCCGATCAGCGCCTGTGTGCGGCACAGGAAAGTCTGCTTTCAATTTCGGTGACATGGCCAACAGGAGGGAGCAGATCAATGCCCTGAATGCCTTCCTGGACTTGGGGCAGGTGTACGGCTCTGAGGAGGGGTTGGCGCGTGACCTACGTGACCTCACCAACGATGGAGGCCTGCTACGTATCAACAAAGAGTTCACAGACAACGGACGTGAGTTTCTTCCCTTCACTGACGTGAAGGGGAACATGTGTGCCACCCGCAGGAGAATCACCAACGACACCAATGCCAAGGAGGTGCCCTGCTTCGTTGCAG GTGATGTTCGTGTGGATGAGAACATAGCTTTGACATCCATTCACACAATGTTCTTGCGTGAGCACAACCGTCTGGCCGGTGCCCTGCTTCGTCTCAACCCACATTGGGACAGTGAGACACTCTATCAGGAGGCTCGCAAGATCATGGGCGCATACACCCAG gtgTTTGTGTTCAGGGACTACCTGCCGCACATTGTGGGCCCAGACACCATGGCCCGGCAGCTCGGCCGTTACCCTGGCTACAACAAGACGATTGATCCCAGCATTGCCAACGTGTTTGCGACAGCAGCGTACCGCTTTGCCCATCTGGCCATCCAGCCCACGCTGTCCCGCCTGGACATCAACAACAAGGAGAATCCCATGTTCCCCAGCGTGCCCCTTTTCAAGGCCTTCTTCACCCCCTGGAGGCTGGTGTTTGAGG GTGGTATCGACCCTCTTATCCGTGGTCTGGTGGGTCACCCTGCTAAGCTGAACACCCAGAACCACATGATGGTGGATGCTCTGAGGGAGAAACTCTTCCAGTTCATAAACCATCTGGCTCTGGACCTGGGCTCCCTCAACATGCAGCGTGGACGTGACCATGGCCTGCCTG ATTACAACGCTTGGCGTAAATTCTGTGGGCTCTCAACACCTAGTAACCTGGGCGAGCTGGCCGTGGTTCTGAACAACACAGACCTGGCCTTCAGACTGCTGCAGCTCTACGGCACCCCAGATAACATTGACGTGTGGATGGGGGGCGTGGCTGAACCCTTCGTACACAGGGGCCGCGTCGGGCCTCTCTTCGCCTGCCTCATCGCCACCCAGTTCCAGAAGATCCGCCagggagacag GCTATGGTATGAAAACCCAGGCGTCTTCACCTCGgcacagaggaaggccctgaaaaatGTATCTCTGGCTCAGATCATCTGTGACAACACTGGCATTACAGCCGTGTCACGTGACCCCTTCCTCATCCCTGAGGGAGGGAACACACCCATCAAGTGCAACAACATCCAGCAATTAAACCTTAGTGCCTGGAAGGATAGCACTTCTACGGCCGatcaggagcagcaggagaattCGGACCAGGACAACGAG aTCTGA